In Arvicola amphibius chromosome 1, mArvAmp1.2, whole genome shotgun sequence, one DNA window encodes the following:
- the LOC119804602 gene encoding eukaryotic translation initiation factor 1-like, giving the protein MSAIQNPHSFDPFADASKGDNLLPAGTEGYIYIRIRQRNGRTTLTTVQGIADEYDKKKLVKVFKKKFACNCSAIEHPEYREVIQLQGDQHENIF; this is encoded by the coding sequence ATGTCTGCTATTCAGAACCCCCACTCTTTCGACCCCTTTGCTGATGCAAGTAAGGGTGATAACCTGCTTCCTGCTGGCACTGAGGGTTATATCTATATAAGAATTCGACAGAGAAACGGCAGGACGACCCTTACCACAGTCCAAGGGATCGCTGATGAATATGATAAGAAGAAACTAGTGAAGGTGTTTAAGAAGAAATTTGCCTGCAATTGTTCTGCAATTGAGCATCCAGAATATAGAGAAGTAATTCAGCTACAGGGTGACCAGCACGAGAACATATTCTAG